The sequence CGCCGCACGCAAGGCATCGGATTTCTCGCTCTTCGCCCCCCATCTTCAGAAACTCGTCGATCTCGCCTTGGAAAAGGCCGATCTCTGGGGCTTTGCGGAGGAACCTTACGACGCGCTTTTGGAAGGCTTCGAGCGCGGCACCTCCACCGCCGCCATCGCCGCGCTCTTCGATGATCTGTTGAAACAGCTCGCGCCCCTTTCCGCCAAGGCCGTCGCGAAGGCGAAAGCCGCCTGCCCCACCCTGCCGGACGGCCCGTATCCTGTGAGCGCGCAGATGGATTTCAATGCGCTCATCGCGGCGGAGATCGGCTTTGATTTCCAGACCGGACGCATCGACACCACCACGCATCCGTTCTGCACCACGCTCGGCCCCAAGGACATACGCCTGACCACACGCTACGATGAAACCGATTTCACCTCCTCGCTTTTCGGCATAATGCACGAGGCCGGGCACGGCATGTATGAGCAGGGTGTCCCGGCAAGCGACTTCGGCCTGCCCTCCGGATCCGCCGTCTCGCTTGGCATCCACGAGTCGCAATCGCGGCTGTGGGAAAACCAGGTCGGGCGCTCGCCGGAGTTCTGGGGGAAATTCTATCCGGTCGCGCAGGAGTTCTTCCCACCACTCAAGGGGTTTCCGCTCGCGGATTTCCTAGGATACATCCACCGCGCCGAGCTCTCGCCGATCCGAGTCGAGGCGGACGAGGCGACCTATGACCTGCATATCATCCTGCGTTTCCGCATCGAACGCATGCTGCTAAACCGTGAGATCGGCGTCACCCAGGTGCCGGAGACATGGAACGCGTTGTTCGAGGAATCCTTCGGCTTCGCCCCGCCGGATGATGCCCATGGCTGCCTCCAGGACATCCATTGGTCCATGGGCGGGATCGGCTACTTCCCCACCTACACGCTGGGCAACATCAACGCCGCCCAGCTCTTCGCCGCCGCCACCGCGATCCCGGAGATCGCACGAGCCACCGCCGCCGCAAACTACTCCCCACTCCTCGCATGGCTCCGCGAAAACATCCACCGACACGGCGGCACCATCGACCCTCCGGCCCTGATGGAGAAGGCCACCGGGAAGCCCCCGTCCACCGACGACTACCTCGCCCACCTAACAGCCCGGTATCTCTGACCTCTTCCACTGATCACCCGGCACTTTTACACTCCACAACCATGACCATGCTCATCGAGCGAGACATAATCCGGCTCCAGCTTCTGACGCCACCGGTTTTGAAGCGTATCAGAATCGCAATTCTTACATTCATCGCTTTGCAAGGAGCCGCCACTGCCTCCAGCATATCCGACGGAAAGGGATTTTTCCCTGTGGTTGTTCAGGTAATCGACGCGGATGCAGGGACACCGGTAGCGGGTGCCGAGGTAAAGGTTGTAAGTTCAACCCCTTTCCGAGAGACGGAACTCGACGCTGACCCGCGGACCAAGGCTCTCAAAGAATCACTGGGACTTCCCGTGGAAACGAATGGACTGGGTGCTGCTGTGGCTTTCTATTATGGCAGGTGGTCTGAAACTGTCGTCAATGAGGTTGTCACATATTCCAGATCCATGGATGCGGTGGTCACAGTCAATTACGGCGGCAAGGAAATCTTCAGGTCCAATTTGAAGGACTGGGCTAAAAAGAATCACCATGAAACCAGTTCGAGTTCCGCACCTGTTATAAGCGTATCCGTTTCTTCCACTGATCACTGATCACTCGGCACTTCCCACTTTCTTACCATGTTCATCGTCCTCGAAGGCATCGACGGCACCGGAAAATCCACCCAGGCGCGGAAACTCGCCGAGCATTTCATCGAGCGGGGTCGCACCGTCGCCCTATCCCGCGAACCCACCGACGGCCCGTGGGGCACGCTCCTGCGCAACTCCGCCGAGACCGGACGGCTGTCTCCGGAGGAGGAACTGGGGACATTCCTCAAGGATCGCCGCCAGCATGTCGAGGAACTCATCGCCCCCGCGCTTGCGGCGGGCAATGTGGTGATCCTGGATCGCTACTATTTCTCCACCATGGCCTACCAGGGCGCACGGGGTTTTGATCCGCAGCAGATCCGCGAGGACAACGAGGCTTTCGCACCCGTCCCCGATCTCCTTCTCATCCTCGACCTCGATGTTGACACCGCGCTGAAACGAATCGGCTCGCGCGGCGACACGGCAAACGAGTTCGAGCAACGTGCGAACCTTCAGCGCTGCCGGGAGATTTTCCTCTCGGTGAAGGACGAGCCCTTCGCCCGGGTCATCGATGCATCCGCTGCGCCCGACGATGTCACCGCAGCCATCCTCGCCGCCCTTCCCTGAGCCTGCGGCGGGGCAATCTTGCTTGTTGGAAATCCCGCCCCGTCGTTTCATCCTCCCGACATGACACGCCGCCTCAAAACATTCTTCATCTGCGAGGCGGTCGCTGTTCTGGCATGGCTCCTCGTCCCCGGCACCGCCATCGACCGCGCATTCTTCCGGTTGACGGCGAATTCCTTTTCCAAATCGGCCCACTTCGTTTCCGGGACGGGGGAGGAAGACAAACCCTTCACGCTCCATACGCTGCGGGACAGCCCGCCGGACGTTTCCGGGAGCCTTCCCGCGGATATCGTCATCGGGGACGATCCTGAGAAAGTGTTCCAGACTTCGCCGCCCTCGCCGGTTGATTTCGCGGTGATCCTGAGGAATCTCCGGCGCATGGGCAGGGAAAGGGTTGCCATCGGCATGCCGCTGTCGTGGCCTGAACCGGATGTGATCTCGCTTACGGCGCTCGACCAACAGCTCGATGCCTT comes from Akkermansiaceae bacterium and encodes:
- a CDS encoding dTMP kinase; the protein is MFIVLEGIDGTGKSTQARKLAEHFIERGRTVALSREPTDGPWGTLLRNSAETGRLSPEEELGTFLKDRRQHVEELIAPALAAGNVVILDRYYFSTMAYQGARGFDPQQIREDNEAFAPVPDLLLILDLDVDTALKRIGSRGDTANEFEQRANLQRCREIFLSVKDEPFARVIDASAAPDDVTAAILAALP
- a CDS encoding carboxypeptidase M32; the protein is MDIYDRSREIALVGSTTSILSWDQEAYLPSGSADYRAEQLSYLAALAHRLATSEGFLTSLADAEASDDASDPTRTANLRELRRESDRSVKLPTELVARQSTAESAAHHAWIAARKASDFSLFAPHLQKLVDLALEKADLWGFAEEPYDALLEGFERGTSTAAIAALFDDLLKQLAPLSAKAVAKAKAACPTLPDGPYPVSAQMDFNALIAAEIGFDFQTGRIDTTTHPFCTTLGPKDIRLTTRYDETDFTSSLFGIMHEAGHGMYEQGVPASDFGLPSGSAVSLGIHESQSRLWENQVGRSPEFWGKFYPVAQEFFPPLKGFPLADFLGYIHRAELSPIRVEADEATYDLHIILRFRIERMLLNREIGVTQVPETWNALFEESFGFAPPDDAHGCLQDIHWSMGGIGYFPTYTLGNINAAQLFAAATAIPEIARATAAANYSPLLAWLRENIHRHGGTIDPPALMEKATGKPPSTDDYLAHLTARYL